Proteins co-encoded in one Halorussus lipolyticus genomic window:
- the ppsA gene encoding pyruvate, water dikinase yields MAVLWLDEITADDLELVGGKGASLGELTGAGLPVPSGFVVSAGTYRSFIEETGIAEELFEAVDVDTEDSAALAEAQSRAKELVLETEMPDDIRQEIYDSYDDLGDGEAFVAVRSSATAEDLPDASFAGQQETFLNVTREDLVDRVKRCWASLFTQRAIYYRQEKGFAHDKVDIAVVVQRMVDAEKSGVMFTSHPSTGDPRIIIEAAWGLGEAVVSGSVSPDNYVVDRETGAVDEVTIADKKTMMEKDDETGETVEREVSDDLREAQVLDERDIERLVELGERVEDHYETPQDVEWAIVDGEVFMLQSRPITTIDDGDAEIETDASGTSSEGIADGSGGVEAASGTSDAGASGNGDVLVSGLGASPGIASGAVRIVGQLDQLDKVSEGDIIVTEMTTPDMVPAMKRAAGIVTDEGGMTSHAAIVSRELGVPAVVGCTDATPTLTDDQRITIDGDKGTITEGRKETSAEREPIEEARPKTPVKPMTATEVKVNVSIPEAAERAAATGADGVGLLRMEHMILSTNKTPAKYLADHGVDAYVGEIVEGIRGVADEFYPRPVRVRTLDAPTDEFRQLQGGDDEPDEHNPMLGYRGIRRSLDRPDVFKHELEAFARLYEMGYDNVEIMFPLVNDAEDVLKARNLMEESGIDPEKRTWGVMIETPASALGVEQMAEQGIDFASFGTNDLTQYTLAVDRNNGNVADRFDELHPSVLQLISQTIETCREHDVDTSICGQAGSKPQMVQHLVNEGISSISANIDAVRDVQHEVKRVEQKLVLDSVR; encoded by the coding sequence ATGGCTGTACTCTGGCTGGACGAAATCACCGCGGACGACCTCGAACTGGTCGGCGGGAAAGGCGCGTCGCTGGGGGAACTCACGGGCGCTGGCCTGCCGGTTCCGTCGGGGTTCGTGGTTTCGGCCGGCACCTACCGCTCGTTCATCGAGGAGACCGGCATCGCCGAGGAACTATTCGAGGCCGTGGACGTTGACACCGAGGACTCCGCGGCGCTCGCCGAGGCGCAATCGCGGGCCAAGGAACTCGTGCTGGAAACCGAGATGCCCGACGACATCCGACAGGAGATTTACGACTCCTACGACGACTTGGGCGACGGCGAGGCGTTCGTCGCGGTTCGCTCGTCTGCGACCGCCGAGGACCTTCCGGACGCCTCCTTCGCCGGGCAACAGGAGACCTTCCTCAACGTCACCCGCGAGGACCTCGTGGACCGCGTGAAGCGATGCTGGGCCTCGCTGTTCACCCAGCGCGCTATCTACTACCGACAGGAGAAGGGCTTCGCCCACGACAAAGTGGACATCGCTGTCGTCGTCCAGCGCATGGTGGACGCCGAGAAGTCCGGCGTGATGTTCACCAGTCACCCCTCGACCGGCGACCCGCGAATCATCATCGAGGCCGCGTGGGGCCTCGGCGAGGCGGTCGTCTCGGGGTCGGTCTCGCCCGACAACTACGTCGTGGACCGCGAGACCGGCGCGGTGGACGAAGTGACCATCGCCGACAAGAAGACGATGATGGAGAAGGACGACGAGACCGGCGAGACGGTCGAACGCGAGGTCTCCGACGACCTGCGCGAGGCCCAAGTGCTGGACGAGCGCGACATCGAGCGCCTCGTTGAACTCGGCGAGCGCGTCGAAGACCACTACGAGACGCCCCAAGACGTCGAGTGGGCAATCGTTGACGGCGAGGTCTTCATGCTCCAGTCGAGACCCATCACGACCATCGACGACGGCGACGCCGAAATCGAGACCGACGCGAGCGGAACCAGTTCCGAGGGCATCGCCGACGGGAGCGGCGGCGTCGAGGCCGCCAGCGGCACAAGCGACGCCGGGGCGAGCGGCAACGGCGACGTGCTGGTCTCCGGTCTGGGCGCGAGTCCGGGCATCGCCTCGGGCGCGGTCCGAATCGTGGGTCAACTCGACCAACTCGACAAGGTGAGCGAGGGCGACATCATCGTCACCGAGATGACCACGCCCGACATGGTGCCCGCGATGAAGCGCGCCGCGGGCATCGTCACCGACGAGGGCGGGATGACCAGCCACGCCGCCATCGTCTCCCGTGAACTCGGCGTCCCCGCCGTCGTCGGGTGTACCGACGCCACGCCGACCCTGACCGACGACCAGCGAATCACCATCGACGGCGACAAGGGCACCATCACCGAGGGACGCAAGGAGACCAGCGCCGAGCGCGAACCCATCGAGGAGGCCCGGCCGAAGACCCCGGTCAAGCCCATGACCGCGACCGAGGTCAAGGTCAACGTCTCCATCCCCGAGGCCGCCGAGCGCGCCGCCGCGACCGGCGCAGACGGCGTGGGTCTCCTCCGGATGGAACACATGATTCTCTCGACCAACAAGACGCCCGCCAAGTACCTCGCCGACCACGGCGTCGATGCCTACGTCGGCGAAATCGTGGAGGGAATCCGCGGGGTCGCCGACGAGTTCTACCCCCGGCCGGTTCGGGTCCGAACCCTCGACGCGCCCACCGACGAGTTCCGCCAACTGCAGGGCGGCGACGACGAACCCGACGAACACAACCCGATGCTGGGCTACCGGGGCATCCGCCGGAGTCTGGACCGCCCGGACGTGTTCAAGCACGAACTCGAAGCGTTCGCCCGCCTCTACGAGATGGGCTACGACAACGTGGAAATCATGTTCCCGCTGGTCAACGACGCCGAGGACGTGCTGAAGGCGCGCAACCTGATGGAGGAGTCGGGCATCGACCCCGAGAAGCGAACGTGGGGCGTGATGATAGAGACGCCCGCCTCGGCGCTGGGCGTCGAGCAGATGGCCGAGCAGGGCATCGACTTCGCCTCGTTCGGCACCAACGACCTGACTCAGTACACCCTCGCGGTGGACCGGAACAACGGGAACGTCGCCGACCGGTTCGACGAACTCCACCCCTCGGTCCTGCAACTCATCAGCCAGACCATCGAGACCTGCCGGGAACACGACGTTGACACCTCTATCTGCGGACAGGCCGGGTCCAAACCCCAGATGGTACAGCATCTGGTCAACGAGGGCATCTCCTCGATTTCGGCCAACATCGACGCGGTTCGTGACGTGCAACACGAGGTCAAGCGCGTCGAGCAGAAACTCGTCCTCGATTCGGTGCGCTGA
- a CDS encoding PhzF family phenazine biosynthesis protein: METLRALQVDAFADEPFAGNAAGVVPEADELTDDQMQAIANELAVSETAFFRESDEADRRVRYFTPTTEVDLCGHATIASHAHLLEDGAIDPGTHSLETNVGLLEIEVTEDGTIWMTQDDPEIRRVDLDYERVADALGIDHAAMEDVGADLPLAVSSTGLPFLVVPVNFLEHLSAMDPDFGKIEAITEEVDATGIYAFSFDALGVDSTLHGRMFAPGAGVPEDPVTGTASGATGAYLREFRAFDDEGVPDEMVFEQGHFVDRPGHVRVRIGEEVRVGGRAATALDGELRVPETDDGDDIIEA, encoded by the coding sequence ATGGAGACGTTACGCGCCCTTCAGGTAGACGCCTTCGCAGACGAACCGTTCGCCGGGAACGCGGCGGGAGTGGTCCCGGAGGCCGACGAGTTGACCGACGACCAGATGCAGGCCATCGCCAACGAACTGGCGGTCAGCGAGACGGCTTTCTTCCGCGAGAGCGACGAGGCCGACCGCAGAGTCCGGTACTTCACGCCGACGACCGAGGTGGACCTCTGCGGCCACGCGACGATTGCGTCCCACGCCCACCTGCTCGAAGACGGTGCTATCGACCCCGGCACTCACAGTCTCGAAACCAACGTCGGACTCCTCGAAATCGAGGTCACCGAGGACGGCACGATTTGGATGACCCAAGACGACCCCGAGATTCGGCGGGTGGACCTCGACTACGAGCGGGTCGCCGACGCGCTCGGCATCGACCACGCCGCGATGGAGGACGTGGGCGCTGACCTCCCGCTGGCGGTGTCCTCGACCGGTCTGCCCTTCCTCGTGGTCCCCGTCAACTTCCTCGAACACCTCTCGGCGATGGACCCCGATTTCGGAAAAATCGAGGCCATCACCGAGGAGGTGGACGCCACCGGCATCTACGCCTTCAGTTTCGACGCGCTCGGCGTCGATTCGACGCTCCACGGGCGGATGTTCGCGCCCGGCGCAGGAGTCCCCGAGGACCCCGTGACCGGCACCGCCAGCGGCGCGACGGGGGCCTACCTCCGGGAGTTCCGGGCGTTCGACGACGAAGGCGTTCCGGACGAGATGGTCTTCGAGCAGGGCCACTTCGTGGACCGACCGGGCCACGTCCGGGTCCGAATCGGCGAGGAGGTCCGCGTCGGCGGACGGGCCGCCACCGCCCTCGACGGCGAACTGCGCGTCCCGGAGACCGACGACGGCGACGACATCATCGAGGCCTGA
- a CDS encoding DUF7537 family lipoprotein: MESARAALVVAGLLVLSGCTGSAFGPSETTTPTAETQTTASPTAGNGTATATASSASTSQASVTTLGANTTTATTATTDSLPPGLNQSGVADADELVSAHQRALNNTSFGFWFRANVSVGPASQWTYQRGAVEAGLSPLVVRSESLRQFDGGATRVSTDLWANETTVVVQYSRTNRTELRRYNRTGENLADETWAHLPRADLDSQVTQAWLLELALTAADYDLEQIEERDGRRVVVLRSSEAVAGANFTDLNATVVVDAEGRVHSLSLTAAYDEADENRIHYEFQLTEVGASSVSQPRWVDAAIPPSESANATTVGAEATTTEDANATTTTD, encoded by the coding sequence ATGGAGTCGGCCAGAGCCGCGCTCGTCGTCGCCGGACTGCTCGTCCTGTCGGGGTGTACCGGAAGCGCCTTCGGGCCGTCGGAGACGACCACGCCGACCGCCGAGACGCAGACGACCGCATCGCCGACTGCCGGGAACGGCACGGCGACGGCGACTGCATCGTCAGCCAGCACGTCGCAGGCTTCGGTGACGACGTTAGGGGCGAACACCACCACCGCCACCACCGCCACCACCGACTCGCTCCCGCCCGGCCTGAATCAGTCCGGCGTCGCGGACGCCGACGAGCTAGTCTCAGCCCACCAGCGCGCGCTCAACAACACCAGCTTCGGGTTCTGGTTCCGGGCGAACGTCTCGGTCGGACCGGCGAGTCAGTGGACTTACCAGCGCGGCGCGGTCGAAGCGGGCCTGTCGCCGCTGGTGGTCCGCTCGGAGAGTCTGCGCCAGTTCGACGGCGGGGCGACCCGCGTCTCGACCGACCTCTGGGCCAACGAGACCACGGTGGTCGTCCAGTACAGTCGGACGAACCGGACCGAACTCCGGCGGTACAACCGGACCGGCGAGAACCTCGCCGACGAAACGTGGGCGCACCTCCCGCGGGCAGACCTCGACTCGCAGGTGACCCAAGCGTGGCTCCTCGAACTCGCGCTGACCGCGGCCGACTACGACCTCGAACAAATCGAGGAGCGAGACGGTCGTCGGGTCGTCGTCCTCCGGTCGAGCGAGGCCGTCGCTGGCGCTAACTTCACAGACCTGAACGCCACCGTCGTGGTGGACGCCGAGGGCCGGGTCCACTCGCTCTCGCTGACCGCGGCCTACGACGAGGCCGACGAGAACCGGATTCACTACGAGTTCCAACTGACCGAGGTCGGGGCCTCCTCGGTCTCCCAGCCGCGGTGGGTGGACGCGGCGATTCCGCCGAGCGAGAGCGCGAACGCGACGACGGTCGGGGCCGAGGCGACGACCACCGAAGACGCCAACGCCACGACGACAACTGACTGA
- a CDS encoding phosphoribosyltransferase, with product MSELPDEFKCTITNWEYIYGLCRDVSDEVKRDSFEPDVVVALARGGWFAGRCICDFLGLDDLTSLKMEHYVGTAEKSDEPEVRYPMPEGSVEGKDVLIIDDIADTGGSIERAEEYVTDRDAGEVRTATLQLLQTSSFEPDYIGERLDEWAWIVYPWNFIEDMIDIISGVLDKAEGEAFTTEEIRHLLSEFHDVERIEMEIAQPDRMEEVLTEMVRRGVLEDDGEAWRLVENDDGVQA from the coding sequence ATGAGCGAACTCCCCGACGAGTTCAAGTGTACGATTACGAACTGGGAGTACATCTACGGTCTCTGTCGTGACGTGAGCGACGAGGTCAAGCGCGACTCCTTCGAACCGGACGTGGTGGTCGCGCTGGCCCGCGGCGGGTGGTTCGCCGGGCGATGTATCTGTGACTTCCTCGGACTGGACGACCTGACCAGCCTCAAGATGGAGCATTACGTCGGCACCGCCGAGAAATCCGACGAACCCGAAGTCCGCTACCCGATGCCCGAGGGGAGCGTCGAGGGCAAGGACGTTCTCATCATCGACGACATCGCCGACACCGGCGGTTCCATCGAACGCGCCGAGGAGTACGTCACCGACCGGGACGCGGGCGAGGTCCGGACCGCCACCCTCCAACTTCTCCAGACCAGTTCCTTCGAACCGGACTACATCGGCGAGCGTCTGGACGAGTGGGCGTGGATAGTCTACCCGTGGAACTTCATCGAGGACATGATAGACATCATCAGTGGCGTGCTGGACAAGGCGGAGGGCGAGGCGTTCACCACCGAGGAGATTCGCCACCTCCTCAGCGAGTTCCACGACGTGGAGCGAATCGAGATGGAAATCGCCCAACCCGACCGCATGGAGGAAGTGCTGACCGAGATGGTTCGCCGGGGAGTCCTCGAAGACGACGGCGAGGCGTGGCGACTGGTCGAGAACGACGACGGCGTGCAGGCCTGA
- the mtnP gene encoding S-methyl-5'-thioadenosine phosphorylase produces the protein MTIGFIGGSGIYEALPLENTREEDVSTPFGEPSAPVTIGELAGEEVAFLPRHGPDHQHTPTNAPYKANIHALKQVGVERVLSSNAVGSLREDLPPQSLLVPDQIFDRTKHRDSTFFGDGIVVHMPFADPYCPHMVEHLSESCETATDADSEQGGTYVCIEGPQYSTRAESEFYRDQGWDVIGMTTIPEAKLAREAEMCYATITGVTDYDVWKEDSEVTLQEVLDNAAENEEAIKEVVEHAIENMPDERECDCGHALEGTINTPTDAIPDETRERVDEFVGEYLD, from the coding sequence ATGACGATTGGCTTCATCGGGGGAAGCGGCATCTACGAGGCCCTGCCCCTCGAAAACACCCGCGAAGAGGACGTTTCGACACCCTTCGGCGAACCGAGCGCGCCGGTCACTATCGGCGAGTTGGCGGGCGAGGAAGTCGCCTTCCTGCCGCGCCACGGCCCGGACCACCAGCACACGCCGACCAACGCGCCCTACAAGGCCAACATCCACGCGCTGAAGCAGGTCGGCGTCGAGCGCGTGCTGTCGAGCAACGCGGTCGGAAGCCTCCGCGAGGACCTGCCGCCCCAGAGCCTGCTGGTGCCCGACCAGATTTTCGACCGGACCAAACACCGGGATTCGACCTTCTTCGGCGACGGCATCGTGGTCCACATGCCCTTCGCGGACCCCTACTGCCCGCACATGGTCGAACACCTCTCCGAATCGTGTGAGACCGCGACCGATGCAGATTCGGAGCAGGGCGGCACCTACGTCTGCATCGAGGGACCACAGTACTCGACTCGCGCGGAAAGCGAGTTCTACCGCGACCAAGGCTGGGACGTAATCGGCATGACGACGATTCCGGAGGCCAAACTCGCCCGCGAGGCCGAGATGTGCTACGCCACCATCACGGGCGTCACCGACTACGACGTGTGGAAAGAGGACAGCGAAGTGACCCTCCAAGAGGTGCTGGACAACGCCGCCGAGAACGAGGAGGCCATCAAGGAAGTCGTGGAACACGCAATCGAGAACATGCCCGACGAGCGAGAGTGTGACTGCGGCCACGCGCTGGAGGGGACCATCAACACGCCGACCGATGCGATTCCGGACGAGACTCGGGAGCGAGTGGACGAGTTCGTCGGCGAGTATCTGGACTGA